The sequence AGATACGGAACAGAGGCACTCGCCGGTTATCAGATTGGTCTGCGGATAGAGGGCATTGCCTTTATGCCCGGTGTCGGCTTCATAGTGGCTACAATGGCGCTCACCGGCAGGCATCTTGGGGCAGGTGAACCGGAAGAGGCTGAGAAGGATGCCATGGCTGCGACAGTTGCCGCCTGTGCGTTTATGGGCGCTGTGGGGCTTATGATGTTCCTGTTCCCTGTACCCTTGGCACGGATGTTTACCACGGACGCGCCCACTGTGGAATCCGCGGCGGAATACCTGCGGATAATGGGCTTAAGCCAGATTCCGCTGGGAATCTTTTTCGTGATGAGCGGCGCGCTGAGAGGGGCGGGAGACACAAGAACGACATTCATTGTGAACACCGCCTGCATATGGCTTCTGCGTGTTCTGCCCGCAGCCGTGATGGTGTGGATGGGCATTGCGCTTTTCTGGGTTTATCTGGTCGCTGCGCTGGAAAGCGCTGTGAGAGCCGGGCTATTGGTCAGGGTCTTCCTGCGGGGCAAGTGGAAAAGCATTGCGGTTTAGAGCGGGTTATGGCAGGCGAAGGGGCGGTTTTCCGTCAGCTTTGGCTTTTCAGTGAGGCATTTATCAATCCTGTTGAAACAGCGTTTATGAAAAACGCATGAGTTGTCATACTCTTCCGTGTTTTTATCAATCACGCCCGGAATGGAGTAGAGCTGTTCATTCTTCTCCTCCAGAGTGGGCAGGCATTTTTTCAGGCTGAAGGTGTACGGATGGCGGATTCTGTTTTCTCTCAGGTTTTCCGAGTCTGTTTTTTCCATTATTTCGCCTGCGTAAAGGATTACGCATCTGTGAGAGATTGCCTGCATCAGCGAGAGATCGTGAGTTATGAATATGATGGACAGGTGCTTCTCTTTGTTGAGCTTGAGGAGAAGATCTATAATCTGCTTCTGTATGGTGACATCAAGCGCTGTTGTGGGCTCGTCGGCAATTAGCAGCTCGGGGTTGCTGGCAAGGGCGATGGCTATCATCGCTCTCTGGTTCATCCCGCCGGAAAGCTGGTGCGGATAACTTTCAAGCCTTTCCGAGGGATAATCTATCTCAACCTCTCTGAGAAGCTGTTCGGCTTTTCTGCGTGCTTCCGCCTTGCCGATGCTTTTGTCCGCAGCACGGATCGCCTCTGTTATCTGTGTGCCGATCTTCATGACGGGGTTGAGGGAGGCGGTGGGGTTCTGGAAAATCATTGAGACATTTTTGCCCCGCACTGAGCGGAAGTCTTTCTCGGTTTCGAGAGGCTTTCCCTCAAAAATGATTTCGCCGGAAAGCTTCCGTACCGGACGGCTGAGAAGCCCCAGAACAGTTTTGGCGAGAATCGTTTTGCCGGAGCCTGATTCGCCGCCGATTCCGAGGATTTCTCCTTTCTGAACACTGAGGGAAACATCACGCAAAATATGTATGGTTTTTCCGGAATTTTTTATTCCGATATTGAGACCGTTTATAAAAAGCATGTTAAAATATATTTGAAATAGGATCCTTTGTCTATATTATATAAAGTATGAAGATATTCATTCATCTGCCGATAATTACTTCTTCCTGCTTTCCCAGATTCGTTTGAGATGATAAAGGTTCATGTTCATGTCGTATTTGTTCGGCATCGGCAGTATCCGACAGGATGTGCGGATTTAAGTTATTAACATTCCCAAGGACGGGAATGCGCCGTGCGAAGCGAAGCCGAACTTGTTTCGGCGCGAGCGTGTACTTAAATCCGACAGGATGTGCGGATTTAAGTTATTAACATTCCCAAGGACGGGAATGCGCCGTGCGAAGCGAAGCCGAACTTGTTTCGGCGCGAGCGTGTACTTAAATCCGACAGGATGTGCGGATTTAAGTTATTAACATTCCCAAGGACGGGAATGCGCCGTGCGAAGCGAAGCCGAACTTGTTTCGGCGCGAGCGTGTACTTAAATCCGACAGGATGTGCGGATTTAAGTTATTAAATTAAGAGGTATATTCTATATATGAAAATTCCCGATACGGTTGTCGAAGAGGTTCTGAGTTCAGCGGACATTGTCGACATTGTCGGAGAGGCTGTTCAGCTTAAAAAAACCGGAAACAGCTATAAAGGTCTCTGCCCGTTCCACGGGGAGAAGACTCCGTCGTTCAACGTTAATCCGGAGAAAAACCTGTTTTACTGCTTCGGCTGCGGGGCAGGGGGGAACGCCATAACATTTGTTTCCCGTTTTCATAACCTGAGCTTCACGGATGCGGTTATGTTCCTTGCAGAGCGCTATGGTATAAGTGTGGCTACAGGCAAAGACGATTCCAAGCGCAGCGGCATAATCGGTCTGCATGAGGATATTCTGCTGGAAACAAAGCGCAGGCTGCTCTCCGCCGAAGGAAAAGAGGCGAGGGAATACATCACCTCCCGCAAATTTCCCGATGCAATAGTGGAGGAGTTCGGTCTGGGCTACTTTCCGCTCCGTCTGGACACTGAACCTTACCTCAAGAGGTACGGCAAGGATGTTCTCTTGGCGTCGGGTCTTTTTGTTGAGGGGCAGTACGGCGTGCGGATGCGTTTTTTCAACAGATTATCCTTCCCTATAAGGAGTATAACAGGAAAGGTCGTGGGCTTCTCCGGGCGTTCCATGGACGGCTCCATGCCGAAATATATGAACTCTCCTGAGACTGAGGCGTTCAGAAAGAGAGAAATTCTCTACAACTTTGACAAGGCGAAGGACAAGATAAAAAAAACCGAAACCTGCATAATCACAGAAGGCTACTTTGATGTGATGCGAATGGTGGAAAAGGGCTACGGAAACTCAGTGGCGACTATGGGAACTGCGCTCACCAAGGAGCATGTGGATCAGCTTAAACGCTATGCTCAGGAGATTGTGCTCCTGTTTGACGGTGATGAGGCAGGCTTCAAGGCGGCTCTTAAAACGCTGGACATTTTTCTTGAGTCCAATTTTTTCCCCTACGCCGTCTTTCTCCCCAAGGGGGAAGACCCCGACACGTTTCTTTTGCAGAAGGGCGCGAAGGAATTTGAAAAGCTTCTGGACGCAAAGAAGGATCTGTTTTTGTACACCGTGGATCTGCTTAGAGCGAAGTCCAGCGACTTTAACAGAAAGCTCATACATTTAGGCAGAATTAAAGAGAAACTGATGCGGATAAAGGATCCGTACCGGAAATCACATTACCTTGAAGCTGTCGCGAAGCGCTTTGAAGTTGACCCTGACATTATGAAAAAAGATGTTGATCTTTCTCTTGCCAAAACTAACTTAAAGAAGACCAATTCAGCAGGACTGAATTATATATGCGAGAGGCATTACCTCTCAAGCCTGTTCCAGCTTCCCGAAGACTTGGGGCAGAGACTTGCCGAAGGTGTCGCCGAGTCCTATTTTCACGATCCGGTGGCGCGAAAAATTTTTAAGAAACTAGTTGAAGTTTTTAATGAAGGTGGTAGTATCGAGATTCTTGTCAATGATCCCGAAGTGGGTGAGGATATTGCTGAAATGCGTATCCAGCAAGAGTCTCAGGAAGATTATTACCGTTCCGCAATGGAAAACAGGGGTAAGATCATCAGCAACGCAATGCCTGCTTTCAAAAAAAACATGACTAAAAAAATATCCGAAGCGACCTCGTTTGAAGAGAAGATGGAACTGCTCCGTCTTCAGAACAGTGTCGTTCGGAACGAAGTTATTGATAAGAAATCGGAGGTTTAGGGTAGATGTCGAAAAAGATTAAGACCCCGGAAGTTAAACAGATTATCGCACTGGGGAAAGAGAAGGGATTTCTCACTTTTGACGAGATAAACGACATCCTTCCGGAAGAGATGAGTTCGGCAGAGTTCATTGACGAAATACTCATGCTTCTGGCTCAGCTTAAGATCGATGTTATAGATTCCAAATCCAAGAACAGCAGCCTTCTTTCCGCAGATGATGAAGATGATGAAGCCGATGAGGATGATGAGGTTCTGTCTGCGCTGAAATCCGGCGTTGAGGACACTATGAGCACGGATGATCCCGTGCGCCTTTACCTTAAGGAGATGGGCAACATTCCGCTTCTTAACAGGGAAGAGGAGATTCAGGTCGCAAGGGAAATAGAAGACGGACAAAGCAAGGTAATCAGAAGCGTTCTGCTTTTCCCCACCACCGCCAAGAAGATCATGGAGATAGCCGAGGCGATAAATGACGGCTCCATGAGGCTGAAAGACATAGTGGATGTGGACGACGAACTTGACTTTGAATCCGGTGAAATAGACTTTGATGATGCCGAGCACGAAGCTGAAGCAGAGCACGAAGAGGCTGAGGAAGACAGCTTCAGTGACGCTGAAGAGGGCGCCGAGGAAAAAACCGAGGAAGCCGCCCCCCAGAAGACTGTTGCCGAAGCCGTTGAAGAGATAGAGAGAGCCAAAAGCGCGGCAGCGGAAGCTGCCGAAGACAGGGAAGCGCAGATGCGCGCTCAGTTTGTCTGCATTTTTGAGGATATAACCCAGAAGCTCAAAGAGAACATTGACCTTGCCGCCAGAATCAAGGACGGTTCGATCAATGTGGAAGACATGATCGATGTCAACAGACACAGGCAGTCTACCGTGGATGAAATCACGGAAAAGCTCCTTGAGATCAAGGTCAACTACTCCAAAATATGCCAGATTGCAAACGATATAAGAGAGATGTACTCCAGAGTCATCGACTCTCAGAGCGATATACGCAAGCTGCTCAAGCTTATGAAGATCACCGCCTCCAAGGACCCTCTTGAGATTACCGATGAGGAGATCACAAAAGCATGTGAGGAAACCGGCAAATCCGCCGGAGAGAAAGAGCTTGTCGTCAAAAAATTCTCCAAGGCGCGTGACACTCTTCTTAAGGAATACAAGAAACTCGGCTGCGACAAACAGGAGCTTGAACTCATATACGAAGGGCTTCTTCTCGGCGAGAGAGAGACAGAGAACGCGAAAAGCAAGCTTATAGAGGCTAACCTGCGTCTTGTTGTTTCTATCGCCAAAAAATACACAAACAGAGGCTTGCAGTTCCTTGACCTTATTCAGGAAGGGAACATAGGGCTTATGAAGGCTGTTGAGAAGTTCGAGTATAAACGAGGCTACAAGTTCTCCACATACGCCACGTGGTGGATTCGTCAGGCTATCACAAGGGCAATAGCGGATCAGGCGCGCACCATCCGTATCCCCGTGCATATGATAGAGACCATAAACAAGATGATGAAGATCACCCGCCAGCTCCAGCAGGATTACGGCAGGGAGCCCACCCCCGAGGAAATATCCAAGAAGATGGATATACCCGTGGAAAAGATCAAAAAGGTTATGAAGATAGCCAAGGAACCCGTCTCTCTGGAAACGCCCATAGGCGAGGATGAGGACAGCAGCCTTGGTGACTTTATCGAAGACAAGAGCGCCACAAACCCCGCAGACGAGGTCATGTACCTGAAGCTGCGTGAACATACCAAGCAGATACTCAATACACTGTCACAGCGCGAGGCAAACGTTCTCAAGCTGCGTTTCGGCATCGACTGCGAGTCCGACCACACCCTTGAGGAAGTGGGCAAGCAGTTCAGTGTAACCCGTGAGCGTATCAGGCAGATTGAGGCTAAAGCTTTAAGAAAACTGCGTCATCCTACCAGAAGCAGAATTCTTAAAACTTTTGTAGAATAGCTCTTGACAAAGCTTTAATATTTAAGTAAAACAACCTTCTCGTTTTTAACGGGATAAAGGGCCAATAGCTCAGTTGGCTAGAGCCTCCGGCTCATAACCGGGAGGTCCTAGGTTCGATTCCTAGTTGGCCCATTTTTTTCTAAATAAAATTATGAGCAGCAGCATAAAAAACGTAATCGCTTTTCTTGAAAAAAATGCAGTGTGTCAGTCCAGACAGTATTCTTGGGATAATTCCGGACTGCAAATCTGCCTCAGTCCGGAGACGGAGACCCGAAGGGCAGCTCTGGCGCTGGATCCCAGCGAAGGGGCGATAAACAAAGCAATTGATGCGGGGTGTGAGTTACTTATTACTCATCACCCCCTTTTTTTTGACAAACTTAAAAGCATAAATTCCTCAAACGCACTGGGGCGCAAAATCATAAAAGCGGTTCAGGCAAACCTCAGCATCATTTCATACCACACTTCCGCAGACCTTGCGGACTTCAGTTTAAATGACTATCTGGCAGAAAAACTCGGCGCGTCAGTAAGAGGCGGTCTCGTGAAGGAAGGGAAGGAAAACTGGTATAAGTTCGCGGTTTTTGTTCCCAAAGGGCATGAGGAAGCGGTGCGT is a genomic window of Geovibrio thiophilus containing:
- a CDS encoding ABC transporter ATP-binding protein produces the protein MRDVSLSVQKGEILGIGGESGSGKTILAKTVLGLLSRPVRKLSGEIIFEGKPLETEKDFRSVRGKNVSMIFQNPTASLNPVMKIGTQITEAIRAADKSIGKAEARRKAEQLLREVEIDYPSERLESYPHQLSGGMNQRAMIAIALASNPELLIADEPTTALDVTIQKQIIDLLLKLNKEKHLSIIFITHDLSLMQAISHRCVILYAGEIMEKTDSENLRENRIRHPYTFSLKKCLPTLEEKNEQLYSIPGVIDKNTEEYDNSCVFHKRCFNRIDKCLTEKPKLTENRPFACHNPL
- the dnaG gene encoding DNA primase; translated protein: MKIPDTVVEEVLSSADIVDIVGEAVQLKKTGNSYKGLCPFHGEKTPSFNVNPEKNLFYCFGCGAGGNAITFVSRFHNLSFTDAVMFLAERYGISVATGKDDSKRSGIIGLHEDILLETKRRLLSAEGKEAREYITSRKFPDAIVEEFGLGYFPLRLDTEPYLKRYGKDVLLASGLFVEGQYGVRMRFFNRLSFPIRSITGKVVGFSGRSMDGSMPKYMNSPETEAFRKREILYNFDKAKDKIKKTETCIITEGYFDVMRMVEKGYGNSVATMGTALTKEHVDQLKRYAQEIVLLFDGDEAGFKAALKTLDIFLESNFFPYAVFLPKGEDPDTFLLQKGAKEFEKLLDAKKDLFLYTVDLLRAKSSDFNRKLIHLGRIKEKLMRIKDPYRKSHYLEAVAKRFEVDPDIMKKDVDLSLAKTNLKKTNSAGLNYICERHYLSSLFQLPEDLGQRLAEGVAESYFHDPVARKIFKKLVEVFNEGGSIEILVNDPEVGEDIAEMRIQQESQEDYYRSAMENRGKIISNAMPAFKKNMTKKISEATSFEEKMELLRLQNSVVRNEVIDKKSEV
- the rpoD gene encoding RNA polymerase sigma factor RpoD, which produces MSKKIKTPEVKQIIALGKEKGFLTFDEINDILPEEMSSAEFIDEILMLLAQLKIDVIDSKSKNSSLLSADDEDDEADEDDEVLSALKSGVEDTMSTDDPVRLYLKEMGNIPLLNREEEIQVAREIEDGQSKVIRSVLLFPTTAKKIMEIAEAINDGSMRLKDIVDVDDELDFESGEIDFDDAEHEAEAEHEEAEEDSFSDAEEGAEEKTEEAAPQKTVAEAVEEIERAKSAAAEAAEDREAQMRAQFVCIFEDITQKLKENIDLAARIKDGSINVEDMIDVNRHRQSTVDEITEKLLEIKVNYSKICQIANDIREMYSRVIDSQSDIRKLLKLMKITASKDPLEITDEEITKACEETGKSAGEKELVVKKFSKARDTLLKEYKKLGCDKQELELIYEGLLLGERETENAKSKLIEANLRLVVSIAKKYTNRGLQFLDLIQEGNIGLMKAVEKFEYKRGYKFSTYATWWIRQAITRAIADQARTIRIPVHMIETINKMMKITRQLQQDYGREPTPEEISKKMDIPVEKIKKVMKIAKEPVSLETPIGEDEDSSLGDFIEDKSATNPADEVMYLKLREHTKQILNTLSQREANVLKLRFGIDCESDHTLEEVGKQFSVTRERIRQIEAKALRKLRHPTRSRILKTFVE